The following proteins are encoded in a genomic region of Chaetodon auriga isolate fChaAug3 chromosome 8, fChaAug3.hap1, whole genome shotgun sequence:
- the enpp2 gene encoding autotaxin isoform X2, with product MLLQKLVVWILSVLCGTDVCSGFVYDRPRRSGEDRTSARTESRSASQYVPTSGSCRNRCFELAEQEPPNCRCDNLCKTYNGCCWDFDQLCLRTEGGYECSKDRCGETRNEQHACHCSDDCLARGDCCTNYKTLCKGDTSWLQDECEEIKTAECPAGFVRPPLIMLSVDGFRASYVKRGKTVIPNIEKLRTCGTHAPYMRPVYPSKTFPNLYSLATGLYPESHGIVGNSMYDPVFDATFTLRSREKLNHRWWGGQPIWITAVKQGVKAATFFWPVAIPLERRILTMLQWLHLPEGERPYIYAMHSEQPDTYGHKVGPMSTELNNPLRMIDRIVGQLMDGLKQMKLHRCVNIILVGDHGMEEAHCDRTEFLSNYMTSVDDIILIPGSLGRIRSRYPNNPKYDPKTVVANLTCRKADQHFKPYMKQHLPKRLHYANSRRIEEIHLLVDRKWHVARKVPEGKRHCGFSGDHGYDNKINSMQTIFLGYGPTFKFKTKVPAFENIELYNVMCDLLGLKPAPNNGTRGSLNHLLRAPPYRPTMPEEISRPVATSGPVLAGTDDLGCSCEDKNKVEELNQRLRQAIDDSRNLPYGRPAVLFRTKYSILHHSDYISGYSEALSMPLWTSYSVSRQVELFPLPEALSNCVRPDTRVPPAYSQSCTNYRADKQITYAFLYPPQLSSTTDKKYDAVLITNTVPMYPAFKKIWGYFQRALVKKYATERNGVNVLIGPIFDYDYDGVRDSAEKIREYVSGTIPIPTHYFVVLTSCLDFTQAADSCSGPLNSAAFVLPHRPSNDETCKSSEEESRWVEDLMKMHTARVRDVEILTGLDLYRRTTRSYAEILSLKTYMHTYESEI from the exons ATGTTGCTGCAGAAACTG GTCGTTTGGATCCTGTCAGTCCTGTGTGGCACTGATGTGTGTTCAGGATTTGTCTACGACCGGCCCAGACGCTCAGGAGAGGACAGGACTTCAGCCAGGACAGAGT CTCGCTCTGCGTCTCAGTATGTGCCGACGTCCGGCTCCTGCAGGAACAGGTGTTTTGAACTGGCGGAGCAGGAGCCACCAAACTGTCGCTGTGACAACCTGTGTAAGACCTACAACGGCTGCTGCTGGGACTTTGATCAGCTCTGCCTCAGGACAG AGGGAGGCTATGAGTGCAGCAAAGATCGCTGTGGGGAGACTCGAAATGAACAACACGCCTGCCACTGCTCTGATGACTGTCTGGCCCGAGGAGACTGTTGTACCAACTACAAGACACTGTGTAAAG GAGACACTTCATGGCTGCAGGATGAGTGTGAGGAGATCAAGACGGCTGAATGTCCTGCTGG GTTTGTGCGCCCACCACTCATCATGCTGTCAGTGGACGGATTTCGAGCTTCTTAtgtgaagagaggaaagacTGTCATACCCAACATTGAAAAACTGA gaaCATGTGGAACCCACGCTCCATATATGAGGCCTGTTTACCCATCCAAAACTTTCCCCAACCTCTACTCTCTGGCTACG GGTCTCTACCCAGAGTCTCATGGTATTGTTGGCAACTCCATGTATGACCCGGTGTTTGATGCCACCTTCACCCTGAGAAGCCGAGAGAAACTCAATCATCGCTGGTGGGGAGGACAACCA ATCTGGATCACAGCAGTCAAGCAGGGAGTGAAGGCTGCCACCTTCTTCTGGCCTGT ggCTATTCCACTGGAGAGGCGGATACTGACCATGCTGCAGTGGCTCCACCTTCCTGAAGGGGAGAG GCCTTACATTTACGCCATGCACTCTGAACAGCCGGACACATATGGACACAAAGTGGGGCCCATGAGCACAGAA ttgaACAACCCTCTGAGGATGATTGACAGAATTGTTGGCCAGCTGATGGATGGACTAAAACAGATGAAACTGCACCGCTGTGTCAACATCATCCTGGTGGGGGATCATG GTATGGAGGAGGCCCACTGTGATCGCACCGAGTTCCTCAGTAACTACATGACCAGTGTTGATGACATCATCCTCATCCCGGGGTCTCTGGGCAGAATACGCTCGAGATACCCCAACAATCCTaaat atgaCCCCAAGACTGTAGTTGCAAATCTAACT TGTAGGAAGGCAGACCAGCACTTTAAGCCGTACATGAAGCAACATCTGCCGAAGAGACTGCACTACGCCAACAGCCGACGCATTGAGGAGATCCACCTGCTGGTGGACAGGAAGTGGCATGTTGCCAG GAAAGTTCCTGAAGGGAAGAGGCACTGTGGCTTCTCTGGTGACCATGGATATGACAATAAGATTAACAGCATGCAG actaTTTTCTTGGGCTATGGACCGACGTTTAAATTCAAGACCAAAGTTCCAGCCTTTGAAAACATTGAGCTTTACAATGTCATGTGTG ATCTTCTGGGCCTGAAACCAGCCCCGAATAATGGAACTCGTGGCAGTCTGAACCACCTGCTGAGAGCCCCCCCCTACAGACCCACCATGCCAGAGGAGATTTCCAGGCCAGTGGCAACCTCTGGTCCTGTTCTTGCAGGAACAGATGACCTGGGCTGCAGCTGCGAAGACAAG AACAAAGTGGAGGAGCTAAACCAGCGACTGAGGCAAGCTATTGATG acaGCAGGAACCTGCCGTATGGTCGACCTGCTGTGCTCTTCCGTACCAAATACTCCATCCTGCACCACAGTGACTACATCAGCGGCTACAGCGAGGCCCTCTCTATGCCTCTCTGGACATCATACTCCGTCAGCAGACAG GTAGAATTGTTTCCTCTACCTGAAGCCCTTTCTAACTGTGTGAGACCTGATACCAGAGTCCCTCCAGCCTACAGTCAGTCTTGCACCAActacagagcagacaaacagatcACCTACGCCTTCCTCTACCCACCAC AATTGTCCTCAACCACAGACAAAAAATATGACGCTGTCCTCATCACCAACACTGTTCCCATGTATCCTGCATTCAAGA AAATATGGGGTTACTTCCAGAGAGCTTTGGTGAAGAAATATGCCACTGAGAGAAACGGGGTGAACGTGCTCATTGGACCCATATTTGACTACGACTATGATGGAGTCAGGGACTCAGCTGAGAAGATAAGGGA GTATGTAAGTGGGACGATACCAATCCCCACACACTACTTTGTGGTCCTAACCAGCTGCTTAGACTTcacacaggctgcagactcGTGCAGCGGCCCTCTCAACAGCGCTGCCTTCGTTCTGCCACACCGACCCAGCAATGACGAGACCTGCAAA agctcagaggaggagtCTCGCTGGGTGGAGGACCTGATGAAGATGCACACAGCTCGAGTCAGAGATGTGGAGATCCTGACGGGCTTGGACCTGTACCGCAGAACCACCCGGAGCTACGCTGAAATCCTCTCACTCAAGACCTACATGCACACCTACGAGAGCGAGATCTGA
- the enpp2 gene encoding autotaxin isoform X1, whose translation MLLQKLVVWILSVLCGTDVCSGFVYDRPRRSGEDRTSARTESRSASQYVPTSGSCRNRCFELAEQEPPNCRCDNLCKTYNGCCWDFDQLCLRTEGGYECSKDRCGETRNEQHACHCSDDCLARGDCCTNYKTLCKGDTSWLQDECEEIKTAECPAGFVRPPLIMLSVDGFRASYVKRGKTVIPNIEKLRTCGTHAPYMRPVYPSKTFPNLYSLATGLYPESHGIVGNSMYDPVFDATFTLRSREKLNHRWWGGQPIWITAVKQGVKAATFFWPVAIPLERRILTMLQWLHLPEGERPYIYAMHSEQPDTYGHKVGPMSTELNNPLRMIDRIVGQLMDGLKQMKLHRCVNIILVGDHGMEEAHCDRTEFLSNYMTSVDDIILIPGSLGRIRSRYPNNPKYDPKTVVANLTCRKADQHFKPYMKQHLPKRLHYANSRRIEEIHLLVDRKWHVARKVPEGKRHCGFSGDHGYDNKINSMQTIFLGYGPTFKFKTKVPAFENIELYNVMCDLLGLKPAPNNGTRGSLNHLLRAPPYRPTMPEEISRPVATSGPVLAGTDDLGCSCEDKLRVKSRGQRGLKVTLVRGYNLESLWLCLLQNKVEELNQRLRQAIDDSRNLPYGRPAVLFRTKYSILHHSDYISGYSEALSMPLWTSYSVSRQVELFPLPEALSNCVRPDTRVPPAYSQSCTNYRADKQITYAFLYPPQLSSTTDKKYDAVLITNTVPMYPAFKKIWGYFQRALVKKYATERNGVNVLIGPIFDYDYDGVRDSAEKIREYVSGTIPIPTHYFVVLTSCLDFTQAADSCSGPLNSAAFVLPHRPSNDETCKSSEEESRWVEDLMKMHTARVRDVEILTGLDLYRRTTRSYAEILSLKTYMHTYESEI comes from the exons ATGTTGCTGCAGAAACTG GTCGTTTGGATCCTGTCAGTCCTGTGTGGCACTGATGTGTGTTCAGGATTTGTCTACGACCGGCCCAGACGCTCAGGAGAGGACAGGACTTCAGCCAGGACAGAGT CTCGCTCTGCGTCTCAGTATGTGCCGACGTCCGGCTCCTGCAGGAACAGGTGTTTTGAACTGGCGGAGCAGGAGCCACCAAACTGTCGCTGTGACAACCTGTGTAAGACCTACAACGGCTGCTGCTGGGACTTTGATCAGCTCTGCCTCAGGACAG AGGGAGGCTATGAGTGCAGCAAAGATCGCTGTGGGGAGACTCGAAATGAACAACACGCCTGCCACTGCTCTGATGACTGTCTGGCCCGAGGAGACTGTTGTACCAACTACAAGACACTGTGTAAAG GAGACACTTCATGGCTGCAGGATGAGTGTGAGGAGATCAAGACGGCTGAATGTCCTGCTGG GTTTGTGCGCCCACCACTCATCATGCTGTCAGTGGACGGATTTCGAGCTTCTTAtgtgaagagaggaaagacTGTCATACCCAACATTGAAAAACTGA gaaCATGTGGAACCCACGCTCCATATATGAGGCCTGTTTACCCATCCAAAACTTTCCCCAACCTCTACTCTCTGGCTACG GGTCTCTACCCAGAGTCTCATGGTATTGTTGGCAACTCCATGTATGACCCGGTGTTTGATGCCACCTTCACCCTGAGAAGCCGAGAGAAACTCAATCATCGCTGGTGGGGAGGACAACCA ATCTGGATCACAGCAGTCAAGCAGGGAGTGAAGGCTGCCACCTTCTTCTGGCCTGT ggCTATTCCACTGGAGAGGCGGATACTGACCATGCTGCAGTGGCTCCACCTTCCTGAAGGGGAGAG GCCTTACATTTACGCCATGCACTCTGAACAGCCGGACACATATGGACACAAAGTGGGGCCCATGAGCACAGAA ttgaACAACCCTCTGAGGATGATTGACAGAATTGTTGGCCAGCTGATGGATGGACTAAAACAGATGAAACTGCACCGCTGTGTCAACATCATCCTGGTGGGGGATCATG GTATGGAGGAGGCCCACTGTGATCGCACCGAGTTCCTCAGTAACTACATGACCAGTGTTGATGACATCATCCTCATCCCGGGGTCTCTGGGCAGAATACGCTCGAGATACCCCAACAATCCTaaat atgaCCCCAAGACTGTAGTTGCAAATCTAACT TGTAGGAAGGCAGACCAGCACTTTAAGCCGTACATGAAGCAACATCTGCCGAAGAGACTGCACTACGCCAACAGCCGACGCATTGAGGAGATCCACCTGCTGGTGGACAGGAAGTGGCATGTTGCCAG GAAAGTTCCTGAAGGGAAGAGGCACTGTGGCTTCTCTGGTGACCATGGATATGACAATAAGATTAACAGCATGCAG actaTTTTCTTGGGCTATGGACCGACGTTTAAATTCAAGACCAAAGTTCCAGCCTTTGAAAACATTGAGCTTTACAATGTCATGTGTG ATCTTCTGGGCCTGAAACCAGCCCCGAATAATGGAACTCGTGGCAGTCTGAACCACCTGCTGAGAGCCCCCCCCTACAGACCCACCATGCCAGAGGAGATTTCCAGGCCAGTGGCAACCTCTGGTCCTGTTCTTGCAGGAACAGATGACCTGGGCTGCAGCTGCGAAGACAAG TTGCGTGTAAAAAGTAGAGGCCAGAGAGGTTTGAAAGTGACCCTTGTACGAGGCTATAACCTGGAGTCACTCTGGCTCTGTCTCTTACAGAACAAAGTGGAGGAGCTAAACCAGCGACTGAGGCAAGCTATTGATG acaGCAGGAACCTGCCGTATGGTCGACCTGCTGTGCTCTTCCGTACCAAATACTCCATCCTGCACCACAGTGACTACATCAGCGGCTACAGCGAGGCCCTCTCTATGCCTCTCTGGACATCATACTCCGTCAGCAGACAG GTAGAATTGTTTCCTCTACCTGAAGCCCTTTCTAACTGTGTGAGACCTGATACCAGAGTCCCTCCAGCCTACAGTCAGTCTTGCACCAActacagagcagacaaacagatcACCTACGCCTTCCTCTACCCACCAC AATTGTCCTCAACCACAGACAAAAAATATGACGCTGTCCTCATCACCAACACTGTTCCCATGTATCCTGCATTCAAGA AAATATGGGGTTACTTCCAGAGAGCTTTGGTGAAGAAATATGCCACTGAGAGAAACGGGGTGAACGTGCTCATTGGACCCATATTTGACTACGACTATGATGGAGTCAGGGACTCAGCTGAGAAGATAAGGGA GTATGTAAGTGGGACGATACCAATCCCCACACACTACTTTGTGGTCCTAACCAGCTGCTTAGACTTcacacaggctgcagactcGTGCAGCGGCCCTCTCAACAGCGCTGCCTTCGTTCTGCCACACCGACCCAGCAATGACGAGACCTGCAAA agctcagaggaggagtCTCGCTGGGTGGAGGACCTGATGAAGATGCACACAGCTCGAGTCAGAGATGTGGAGATCCTGACGGGCTTGGACCTGTACCGCAGAACCACCCGGAGCTACGCTGAAATCCTCTCACTCAAGACCTACATGCACACCTACGAGAGCGAGATCTGA